AACGAAGCACCATCGCCACCGGGTTGGGGATGCTGTAGCGAACGTCCTGCACGGCATCGAGGGAAGCCTGGCGCTGCTCCTTGAACAGACCGAGCGGCAACGACTCGATGTCGAGCACGTGGTTGGCCGTCAGGATGTACTGGTCGTTCCGCCAGTCCTCGTAGCGCCACCACAACCAGCCGTACGCCCCCACGGCCAGCCCGACGGCCGCGCGGGTCGCCCATCGGCTCTCGTCGGCGGCGACGGCGATGCCGCTCGCCAAGAGCCACGTCGCTGCCGCGGCCAGCGCCAGCGGCATCGCCGTCGCGCGGAGCAGGATCCACCAGTGCTTGCGCCAGACGTACGTCGTGCCCTGCCGCTCCTCGGGGCGGGGCAGGAAGTAGAGGATCAGCCGACCGATCGACCCGAACCAAGTCGGTGGCGCCGTCTGGCGAACCTCACCCGACGGCACCGCTGGTCGGTCCGCGGCGCCGTCCGACGGCGCTTCGGCGCTCGCCAGACGCCCATCCCCGATCGCCTTGCGGAGCTGCTCGTCGATCCAGCTCCGTCGCTCCGCTTGGGCGCGGTCGCGGGCACGGTGCATTTGATCGAACAGCACGGCTCGCAGCGCGTCGGGCCGTCCGGCCATGTGCCAGACGATCTTGCCGGCGTTCGACGCCGTGTTGATCGTCACGGTGCCGTAGTCGAACAGCCGCGCCATAATGGAAGGCGACCGGGCCTGGACGTCCTGGACGCGGGCCATGAGCGCCTCGCGGCGGGCGGCGGTGATGAACGGCCGCGTCTCGATCATGATCACCCGCTGGTTCGTGACGATCAGCCGATCCTCGCTCCAGTTCAGCCACGACCACCACGCGCCGGCGGCCGGCACGCCGAGCCCGATGACGGCCCATGCCAGGATCGCCACGGGGTCCGCGGTCACCGCCGCAGCCCCGGCTCCGACGACGAGCGCGACGACGAGCAGGCCGGCCGGCAGCACCATGCCGCGGATGAGCGCCAGGACGTGGCGCCGATAGACCCTGACCTCGTACTCGCCCTCGGTGGTCTCCTCTTCCCGCCGCGCCTCCATGTTCGCCCGCGCATCGTCGGGCAGGACCAACAGATCGTCGATCTCCGGGTCGGCGCGCAGCAGCCGCAGCACGTCGTCGCGGTCGGCCGCCAGCAGCCAGGCGTCCGTCTCGGCCACGACGCTGCTCGGCCGCGGCACGTCGGTGAAGACGCCGCGGATGCCGACGACGGAGCCGTACTCGCGGTGGCCCATCGCTTCCGTCTCGCCGTCGGCGGCGATGCGCTCGAGCACGAGCGTCCCACCGATGAGCACCCAGAGCGTCGTGTCGACCGTTCCCTGGCGCGCGATGACCTCGCCGGCGCGGACGCGCGTGGCGCGAAAGAGCGGCGCGAGCTGTCGGAGCGCGGGCGCGGGGAGGAGCTGGAAGACCTCGGTGCCGAGCAGGTGGAGGGCGACGTCGGCGTCGGTGAGGCCGTCGGTGCGGGGTTCGGAGGCGTCGGTAGCGACGTCGACAGTGACGTCGGTCGCGCCGTCGGTCCCGACCGCGCCCGCGGCCGACGAGACGCGCGCGCGGTCGTTGCCCGCGGCGCCGGGGATCGCGACCGGACCGGTGACGGCGGTCGGATCGATCGGCGGCGAATCGTCGGGCGGCGTGGGGGGCACGGGCGATGCCTGGGGTGAGCCGGCGCGCGAACGGGATGCCGGCAAGGATGGTGGCCCGATCATGGTCGGACGACAGCGCCGCGCCGGATCGCCGAGGGGCGACACGTCAAACGACATGAACTGCAGCAATGGTCGGCGCGGCCGCCAGCACGGTCAAGCGCGGTGAACCGCGACCGGGCGCTGACGAGATCACGAGGGCGCAACCGCCCCGTGCCGGATGTCGTACTTCCCGGCCAAATGCATCGCCGTCGCACGCCGTCACACGACACGCCGCACATCACCAGGAGCTGCCGCCCATGCCGGAAATCGTCCCCACCAACTTGGCCGATCCAATGCCGGCACCCGCGCCGCCGGACGTCCTGGCCGACCCGCTGCCGCCGCCCGCGCTGCCGACGCGCCCAACCGACGACCTCGTCAGCCACGCGCTGACCGACGGCTGGCGTTCGCTCCGAGCGTCGCCGTCGCGGTTGGTGGTCTGGCGGCTGGCGACGTGGCTCGTCGAGGCGATCCCGTGGATTGTGTGGGGAGCCGCCTACTTCCGCCTCGTCACGGACACGTTCAGCGCGCTCGGCGACGGGCGGGCCGAGGCCGGCTTCTTCCGCGGGGTCGGTCCAGCGTCCCTGCAGCTGGCGTCGGTGGGACTTGTGCTCTGGGTGATCACCCACCTGGCCCGCGGCGTCTACACGGCGGTCGCCCTCGACGCTCAGCGAGGCACCAAGCGCGCATTGGGCGGCTGGTTCATGCGGCGCGGGCCGGCCCTCCTGGGCTGGGGCCTGATCGACGCCGGCCTGTTGGCAGCCGCGGCCGCGCTGACGACGATCGCCGTGACCCGCCTGCGTCCACTGCTGGACACCGCCTGGCTTGCCGCCGGCTTCCCCGCCCGCGGCGCAACGGCGCAAGCGCCAGCGCTCCCGTCGTTGCCGTGGGGCGCCGCCATCGGCGTGTCCGTGCTCACGACGGTCGCGGCGGCCGTGCTCATCACGCTGCCCTTTGTGGCGATTTGGGCCACGTGGGCGCGCCTCCAGCTCATCCCATGGCGCCTCGCCGACGATGCCACCGGGCTCCGGGCCGCCGTTGCCGACAGTTGGCGCTGGATGCCGGGCCACCGGACGGCCTGGTGGGCGATGTTCGTCGGCTGGGGGGCCGTTTGGACCGCCGTGGTCTGGATCCCGGTGCTCGGCGCGCTGGCGGCGTCGCTGCTGGGCTGGAGCTGGACGGCCGCCTTCTACGAACGCGTTCGCGTTGCGTCGCTCGACACCCATCTGAGCGCGCCGATCGCCGTACCCGCCGCCCCGGCCCGATGGCCATGGCTGGATGCGACGCTCGTCGGGATCGCGGCCGCGTGGTTTCCGTTCGCCGGCGCCTCGGTCGCCGCGATCGCGTCGGGCACCGTCTTCGTGGCCCGCGCGGCGACGCTGGCCAAGGAGTTGCCGTACGCCATCGGCCTGCCGGGCGTCCTCTACGCGTTGTCGCTGCCCGTTGCGGCGATCGTTTGCGGCACGATCCTGTGGCGCTGCCTCGGCCGGTCGGCCGTGTGGCCCGGCCGCCACGGCTGGTCGCGCAACCGCGTGATCACCGGGCTGGTGGCGGTGATCGTCGGCTTGCAGATCGGGTACGTGCTCTACGGCTGGGGCGGCGGCATCGCGGGCTGGTTCGATACGGCGCGCAGCCAGTCATACACGGGGGCGGCGACGAGCGCGCCGGCCACAGGGCCAACCCAATAGATCCAGTGCTGCGCCCACTCGCCGGTGATCAGCGCCGGGCCGAACGAGCGTGCCGGGTTCATCGAGGCGCCGGTCAAGGCGCCGCCGAGGAGCGCATCGAAGGCGACGGTGGCGCCGATCGCCAGGGGGGCGAGGCCGGCGGGGGCGCGGGCATCGGTGGCCATGGCCAGGATGACGAACATCAGGGCGAACGTGAGCACGAACTCGACGAGCAGGCCAAGCGCCGGGCCGACGTGGGAAGTCGTCACGCCGAGCGAGAGCGGCAGGGACGGCGCGATCGACGAGGACGGTGCGTTCGGCGCGGCCGGTTGCGCCCCGGACAGTTGCGCCCGGAGGACGGCCAGGCAGGCGGACGCTGCCACCGCCCCGGTGAGCTGCGCGCTGAGATAGGCGGGCACCGAGCCGGCGGGAAATCGTCCGGTCGACCACAGGCCGATCGTCACCGCGGGGTTGAGATGGGCGCCCGAGAGGTGCCTGGTCGCGTGGATCATGCCCATCACCACCAGGCCGAAGGCCAAGGCGATGCCCACCGGGCCGATCGCGCCGTCGAGGTGATCGTCGGCCATGATCGTGCCGGTGCCGACGAGCACGAGGAAGAACGTGCCCATAGCCTCGGCGGCCGCCCGCCGAACGTTCATCGTTCAGCGCGTGTCGAGGTGGGTGAGCAGCACCTTGACGCGCTGTTCCAAGTCATCGCGAATGGCGCGCACGGCGTCCAGGCCGACGCCGGCCGGATCGTCGACGACCCAGTCCTCGTACTTCTTGCCCGGGTAGATCGGGCAGGCATCCCCGCAACCCATCGTGATGACGACATCGGCGGCCTGCACGACCTCGTCCGTCCACGGCTTCGGGAACTGCTTGCCGATGTCGATGCCGCGCTCCTTCATGGCCGCGACGGCGTTCTCGTTCACCTCTCCATCGGGGACCGATCCACCGGACATCACCTTGACGCGATCGCCCGCCAGGTGGTCCAGCCAGCCGGCGGCCATCTGGGATCGGCCGGCGTTGTGCACGCACAGGAATAGGACGACGGGCATGTCCGTTATCAGCTTGCCTTCCGCCTTGGCGAGTGACCACAGGCGGTCGTGGGCGAAGCGCTCGGCGAACAGCGGGATGAAGGCGCGCACCCGGGCGCGGGCGAGGATCTCGTCGAGCGACTCGTCCAAGAAGCGCTCGATCGTTTCGGCGCTGAAGTAGCTGGCGAACTCCGCCGTCAGGCGCTGGGCGGCGCTGCGCAGCAAAGGCCGAAACTCGAGCGGGATCTCGTCGAGGCTGGGCGCCGAAGTTCGGGCAACGGACGCGGGCGATGGGGATGGGGATGGGGATGGGGATGGCTGGGACACGGTCGATCCTCCTGGTGTGGGGTCGGCCCTCGGTTCGGCGCCGGTCAGGCGGCCGGCGGCGGGACGACGAACGGTGCGAGCCGATGAATTCGCCGGGCGATCTCGTCGAAGGCCGCATCGAACGCCCCGCTGTCGGACCGCGCGCCCGGGTCCGGCACGGACCAGTGCAGGCGCCGCGCATCGTCGAACGGGACGGCATCCTCGAACGCCAGGTCGCACACGCTGACGACGAGGCCCGGCACGCGGCTCAGCTGGTCGTAGCCGCGCGGCACTTGGCCTGTCAGATCCAATCCTCGACGCGCCGAGGCCTGAACCGCCAGCGGGTGCACCCGTGCGGCCGGTTGGAGACCGGCCGACGCGGCGGGGATCGCGGAGTGCTGTCGCCAGCACACTTCGGCGAACTGCGAGCGCGCCGAATTGTGATGACACACGAACAGGACGTCCGACGCCTCGACCCGGTCGGATCGGAACGGGTGCACCGGCGCGTCGGACGCCAATCGCACATAGCGCCGCCGGCCGTCGCCCGCCGAGCGGGTGCGGCAGATCAAGCCGACCGCCTCGAGCGCATCCAGGTGGTGCGCGAGGAGGTTGGAGGGGATCCCGAGGCGGGCCTCGAGGTCGGACGGCGAGGCATCGGTGAGGGCGAGGGCCTCGACGATGGCCAGGCGGTTCGGGTCGCCGAGCGCTGCGAAGACGGCGGCGCGGCGTTGGAGGTCGGGATCGCGCGCTGGATCGCTCATTGACTCAATGATGGTTGAGTAATCTACGGACGTCAATCCCAGGCGTTCAGCGGCATCTCCGCCCACGGCACGACGGCCACGTCGCTTCGATCCTGCGCCCTGTCGCCGCCGAACACCACGCGTGCCTCGACCGGCCGCCTGTCGCCCTCGCCCGCGGCCGTGACCGCAGCGGCGAGGCGCGCCAGCCGGGTGATCGCATCCGTCGACGCGGTGGCGCCGGACTTGGCCTCGACCAGCACCAGCCGCTCGCCGCCCTCGACCACGAGGTCGATTTCGTCGCCGCGGGCAGCACGCAGGTGGTGAAGGGCGGGCGGCAAGCCCTGATGAACGCGCTGCTTGTACACCTCTGATGCGACCCAGCTCTCGAAGATCGCGCCGCGAAGCGGGTGGGTGGCCAGCTGCTCGGGGTCGCGGATGCCCAGCAGGTAACAGACCAGGCCCGTATCCACGAAGTGCAGCTTGGCCGATTTCACAAGGCGCTTGCGCAGGTTCCGATGCCACGCCGGTACGCGGAAGCACAGGTAGCTCGACTCCAGCACCGAGAGCCAGGCCCGCGCGGTCACATGCGACACCCCGGCATCCGCTCCGACGTCCGTCAGGTTCGACTCCTGCGCGGTCCGCCCGGCGCACAGGCGGATGAAGATCGCGAAGGTCGACAGGTCGCCGACGCGCAGCACTTGGCGCACGTCCCGTTCGACGTACGTGGTCACGTAGTCGGCCAGCCAACGCTGCGCCGGAATGCCGCGATCGAAGATCCGCGGGTAGCTGCCAGACCACAGCGTCGTGAACAGATCGGACGGTGCGGTCGGGAAGCGCCGCAACTCCTCCAAGGATGGGGGCAGCAGTTCGAGCATGCCCGCGCGACCCGCTAACGACTGGCTGACCGTATGTGACAGGCCGAAATGTTGCGAGCCGGTCAGGATGAAGCGCCCCGCCGTCGGGTTGTCGTCAACGTCCGCCTGCAGGTAGCTCAACAGGTCGGGGGCGTTCTGG
Above is a window of Candidatus Avedoeria danica DNA encoding:
- a CDS encoding cyclic nucleotide-binding domain-containing protein, with protein sequence MPPTPPDDSPPIDPTAVTGPVAIPGAAGNDRARVSSAAGAVGTDGATDVTVDVATDASEPRTDGLTDADVALHLLGTEVFQLLPAPALRQLAPLFRATRVRAGEVIARQGTVDTTLWVLIGGTLVLERIAADGETEAMGHREYGSVVGIRGVFTDVPRPSSVVAETDAWLLAADRDDVLRLLRADPEIDDLLVLPDDARANMEARREEETTEGEYEVRVYRRHVLALIRGMVLPAGLLVVALVVGAGAAAVTADPVAILAWAVIGLGVPAAGAWWSWLNWSEDRLIVTNQRVIMIETRPFITAARREALMARVQDVQARSPSIMARLFDYGTVTINTASNAGKIVWHMAGRPDALRAVLFDQMHRARDRAQAERRSWIDEQLRKAIGDGRLASAEAPSDGAADRPAVPSGEVRQTAPPTWFGSIGRLILYFLPRPEERQGTTYVWRKHWWILLRATAMPLALAAAATWLLASGIAVAADESRWATRAAVGLAVGAYGWLWWRYEDWRNDQYILTANHVLDIESLPLGLFKEQRQASLDAVQDVRYSIPNPVAMVLRYGTVTIQTAADTGNFSFTDIANPARVQGLIFERINDRRARLEVEAEQKRADEMVRWLAAYHGMTTDQGPPPAK
- a CDS encoding aquaporin, which gives rise to MNVRRAAAEAMGTFFLVLVGTGTIMADDHLDGAIGPVGIALAFGLVVMGMIHATRHLSGAHLNPAVTIGLWSTGRFPAGSVPAYLSAQLTGAVAASACLAVLRAQLSGAQPAAPNAPSSSIAPSLPLSLGVTTSHVGPALGLLVEFVLTFALMFVILAMATDARAPAGLAPLAIGATVAFDALLGGALTGASMNPARSFGPALITGEWAQHWIYWVGPVAGALVAAPVYDWLRAVSNQPAMPPPQP
- a CDS encoding arsenate reductase ArsC, translated to MSQPSPSPSPSPSPASVARTSAPSLDEIPLEFRPLLRSAAQRLTAEFASYFSAETIERFLDESLDEILARARVRAFIPLFAERFAHDRLWSLAKAEGKLITDMPVVLFLCVHNAGRSQMAAGWLDHLAGDRVKVMSGGSVPDGEVNENAVAAMKERGIDIGKQFPKPWTDEVVQAADVVITMGCGDACPIYPGKKYEDWVVDDPAGVGLDAVRAIRDDLEQRVKVLLTHLDTR
- a CDS encoding helix-turn-helix domain-containing protein, encoding MSDPARDPDLQRRAAVFAALGDPNRLAIVEALALTDASPSDLEARLGIPSNLLAHHLDALEAVGLICRTRSAGDGRRRYVRLASDAPVHPFRSDRVEASDVLFVCHHNSARSQFAEVCWRQHSAIPAASAGLQPAARVHPLAVQASARRGLDLTGQVPRGYDQLSRVPGLVVSVCDLAFEDAVPFDDARRLHWSVPDPGARSDSGAFDAAFDEIARRIHRLAPFVVPPPAA
- a CDS encoding ATP-binding protein, whose protein sequence is MIQRTLAPKLRAIADLYPVVVVTGPRQSGKTTLCRATFPDLPYVSLEPLDAREFARTDPRGFLRQYGAGAVIDEVQNAPDLLSYLQADVDDNPTAGRFILTGSQHFGLSHTVSQSLAGRAGMLELLPPSLEELRRFPTAPSDLFTTLWSGSYPRIFDRGIPAQRWLADYVTTYVERDVRQVLRVGDLSTFAIFIRLCAGRTAQESNLTDVGADAGVSHVTARAWLSVLESSYLCFRVPAWHRNLRKRLVKSAKLHFVDTGLVCYLLGIRDPEQLATHPLRGAIFESWVASEVYKQRVHQGLPPALHHLRAARGDEIDLVVEGGERLVLVEAKSGATASTDAITRLARLAAAVTAAGEGDRRPVEARVVFGGDRAQDRSDVAVVPWAEMPLNAWD